TCTCGGCCTTTCTGTTCCACCAGCGGCTGCTCGACGCCACCACCCTCACGGCCCTGTGGACCCTCATGTTCTTCTTCGCCTCCTCGGCGGCCAGCGCCGCCTACCTCACGGTGAGCGAGGTCTTCCCGATGGAGATCCGGGCCATGGCCATCGCCCTCTTCTACGCGATAGCCACCGGTCTCGGCGGGGTCACCGGCCCGATCATCTTCGGCCAGCTCATCGGCACCGGCGACCGGTCGAACCTGCTCGTCGGGTTCATCCTCGCCGGGGCGCTGATGCTCGTTGCGGCCGCCTTCGAGATGTTCCTAGGGGTGCGGGCGGAGCGGCGCTCCCTGGAGAGCGTTGCAACCCCCCTCACCGCGATAAAGGAGCAGACGGGGTCGGCGTAGGAGGTGTAGGAAAGATGAGCGGGTACCCGAACAGGATTCTCCTCGCCACCGACGGCACCGAGGACTCGGCACGGGCGGCCCGCCTCGCGGCGGCCCTCGCCGCGAAGTGCGCAGCGGAGCTGCACGTCGCTCACGTCTGGCGTCCGGGGGCCTCGGAGACGGTGACCGCCGCGGCCACCCGACCTCCGCTCCCCGGCGAACCCCCGGGCTACGCCGAGCGCCAGGCCCGCAAGGTGCTCGGCGCGGAGGTGCGGCGCGTCGAGGAGGAGGGCGCGCGCGTGGCGCAGACCCACCTGCGGCCCGGACGGCCGGCGCAGACGCTCGTGGCGCTCGCGGCGCGGATAGGGGCCGACCTCCTGGTCGTCGGCGGCGGGCGGCCGCGGGCGATGCGCCGGGCGGCGGCCCCGCGGCGGCCGCTCCTCGGCAAGGTGGCCGACGAGGTCGTCCGCAGCGCCGGCTGCCCGGTGCTGGTGGCCCACCGGGAGGCCCTCGAAGGAGCAGGCAGCGGAAGGGAGGCTTGATGGCAGAACACATCGGCAGGCGGCGTTGGGCCATAGCCGAGGGGTACATCCCCTCCTACTCCAACGGGCCCGAGCCACAGTTCACCAGCCACGAGACCGCCTGCATCCTGAACACCGGCGACGCCCCGGCGAACGTCAGCATCACGGTGTACTTCGCCGACCGGGAGCCCGCGGGTCCCTACCGGGTCGCCGTCCCGCCCCGGCGCACGTTGCACCTGCGCTTCAACGAACTGGAGGACCCGGAGCCGATCCCGCACGACACCGACTACGCCAGCGTGATCGAGTCCGACGTCCCCGTCGTGGTGCAGCACACCCGGCTGGACTCCCGGCAGGCGGAGAACGCCCTGCTCTCCACCGTGGCCTACCCGGCCGGCTGAGAGAGGCAGAAAAGAGAAGGAGGTTCTGCAGAGACCATGGCAAAGAGCACCGGACAGTTCATCCTGGAGCGCCTCGCCGACTGGGGGATAAAGCGGATCTACGGCTACCCCGGCGACGGCATAAACGGGCTGCTGGGGGCCTTCCACGAGGTGGGCGACAGGATCGAGTTCACACAGACCGCCCACGAGGAGATCGCAGCCTTCGCCGCCACGGCCCACGCCAAGTTCACCGGCGAGGTCGGGGTGTGCATGGGCACCTCGGGACCCGGAGCGATCCACCTCCTCAACGGCCTCTACGACGCCCGGCTGGACCACCAGCCGGTGGTGGCCATCGTCGGCCAGCAGAAGCGAATGGGACTGGGGAGCAACTACCAGCAGGAGGTGGATCTCGTGAGCCTCTACAAGGACGTGGCTCACGAGTTCGTCCAGGTGTGCATGGTCCCCCAACAGGCCCCCCACCTGATAGACCGCGCGATCCGGATCGCCAAGAGCACCCGGTCGGTGACCGCGATCATCGTCCCCGACGACGTGGCCGAGATGGACTACGAGGAGCCGCCGCGGGAGCACGGGGCGGTCTACTCGCAGGTGGGCTTCCCCAGCCCCCCGCGCGTCGTCCCCCGGGAAGAGGATCTCAGGCGGGCCGCCGAGGTGCTCAACGCGGGCGAGCGGGTGGCGATGCTCGTGGGGGCCGGGGCCTTCGGCGCCGCCCGGGAGGTGAAGGAGGTCGCGGATATCCTCGGCTGTGGGGTCGCCAAGGCCCTCAACGGCAAGGCGGCGCTGCCGGACGACCTGCCCTTCGTGACCGGCTCCATCGGGCTGCTCGGGACCAAGCCCTCCAACGACATGATGGAGAACTGCGACACCCTGCTCATGGTGGGCACCGGCTTCCCCTACTCCGAGTGGCTGCCGGAGCCCGGACAGGCCCGCGGCGTCCAGATAGACCTCGACGGCAGGATGGTCGGGATCCGCTACCCGACGGAGGTCAACCTCATCGGCGACGCCGCCGAGACCCTGCGGGCGCTCATCCCCCACCTGAGGCGCAAGCAGGACCGCTCCTGGCGCGAGCAGATCGAGGCGAACGTCCGGCGGTGGTGGGAGATCCTGGAGGACCGCGCCCACCAGAGCGCCGACCCGCTGAACCCGCAGTTGGTCTTCCACGAGCTCTCACAGCGTCTACCCGACCGCTGCATCCTCACCGCCGACTCCGGCTCGGGCACCAACTGGTGGGCCCGGCACCTGAAGGTGCGCGAGGGGATGCAGGCCGCCCTCTCGGGGACGCTCGCGACCATGTGCCCGGCGGTCCCCTACGCTCTGGCGGCCAAGTTCGCCTACCCGGACCGCCCCGTGATCGCCGCCGTGGGCGACGGGGCGATGCAGATGCTCGGGATCAACGCTCTCATAGACGTCGGCAAGTACTGGGAGCGGTGGAGCGACCCGCGCCTGATCGTGCTGGTCCTGAACAACAGGGACCTCAACCAGGTGACCTGGGAACAGCGGGTGCTCGCGGGCGACCCGAAGCTGGAGGCCTCGCAGGTCATCCCGGACTTCCCCTTCGCCCGCTACGCCGAGATGCTGGGCTTCAAGGGCATCCGGGTGGACAGTCCGGAGGCGGTAGCCCCGGCCTGGGAGGAGGCGCTCGCAGCCGACCGCCCCGTCGTCTACGAGGCCGTCACCGACCCGGAGGTGCCGCCGCTGCCACCGCACATCCGCTTCGAGCAGGCCTCGGGGCTGGCCCGGGCGCTGGCGAAGGGCGAGCCGGAGGCCCTCCGGATCGTCAAGCAGTCCCTGAAGGGCAAGCTCACGGAGTTCACGAACCGGTGAGCGGCCCGAAGGTGGAAGGGCTAGAGGTCCTCGCCTGCACGGTCCCCACCGACGCCCCGGAGTCGGACGGGACCCTGGAGTGGGACTCCACCACGATGGTCCTGGTCGAGGCCCGCGGCGGCGGCGAGAAGGGCCTCGGCTACACCTACGGCGACGTCTCGGTCGGCAGGTTCATCACCTCCAAGCTGGCCGGGGTGGCGGAGGGCTCGGACGCCCTGAGTCCTCCCGCCGTCTGGGCGAGGATGCAGGTCGCGATCCGCAACGCCGGCCGCCCCGGTGTGGGGGCGATGGCCGTCTCGGCGGTGGACGTCGCCCTCTGGGACCTCAAGGCAAAGCTGCTCGGGGTGCCGCTCGCCGACGCCCTCCCCCGCTTCCACGCGGAGGTCCCGATCTACGGCAGCGGCGGGTTCACCTCCTACTCCCTGAAGAGGCTGCAGGAACAGCTCGGCGGGTGGGCGGCCGCGGGCATCCCGCGGGTGAAGATGAAGGTCGGGCGCGAGCCCGGGAAGGACCCGGAGCGGGTGCGGGCGGTTCGGGAGGCCATAGGAGAGGGCGTGGAGCTCATGGTCGACGCCAACGGCGCCTACACGCGCAAGCAGGCCCTCTACTGGGCCGAAGCGTTCGCGCGGGAGTTCGGGATAACGTACCTGGAGGAGCCCGTGAGCTCCGAGGACCGGGAGGGCCTCAGGATGCTGCGCGACCGCGGCCCCGGCGGGGTGGCCATAGCCGCCGGGGAGTACGAGTGGACTCTGGCGCAGCTCTTCGACCTCGCCGGCTGCGTGGACATTCTGCAGGCCGACGTCACCCGCTGCGGCGGGATCACCGCCCTCCTGCGGACCGACGGCATCTGCAGGGGGCGTCAGATCCCCTTCTCCGCCCACTGCGCACCGGCGATCTCCGCTCACGCCTGCTGCGCGATGGAGTCGCTCCTGCACCTGGAGTACTTCCACGACCACGTGCGCGTGGAGAGGCTGCTCTTCGAGGGAACCCTCCAGCCCGAAAACGGCCGCCTGCGGCCCGACCCCGACCGGTCCGGCCTCGGGCTCGAGCTCAGGCGCTCCGAGGCCGAGAGGTACGCCGCCTGAGACCGGAGAAAGGAGAGCGCCATGACACAGAAGACCCCGAGACGGGCCCTCCGGCTGAACGGGCGCCAGCGGTCTAACCTCCAGGCGCTGCGCCTCGCCGCCGAGCTGCGCCGGGAGGTGCGGGGCGAGGTGCGCTTCGACGCCGGAACCCGCTCCATCTACGCCCACGACTCCTCCAACTACCGCCAGACCCCCATCGGAGTCGTCATCCCCCGCGATGCCGAGGACGTGGTCGCGGCCATCGGCGTCTGCCGCAGCCACGGGGTTCCGGTGCTCCCCCGCGGCTGTGGCACCAGCCTCTCCGGGGAGACCGTCAACGTCGCGGTGGTCATCGACACCTCCCATCACATGCGCGAGATCCTGGAGGTCGACCCCGAGGCGCGCTACGCCCGGGTGCAACCCGGCGTGGTACGCGACCAGCTCTCGCTCATGACCGAGGAGCGCTACAACCTCACCTTCGCCCCCGACACCTCCACCCACGCCTACGCCACCTTCGGCGGCATGATCGGGAACAACTCCTGCGGGGTGCACTCCGTGATGGCCGGCAGGACCTCGGACAACGTCGAGGAGCTGGAGGTCGTCCTCTACGACGGCACGCGCATGAGGGTGGGCAACCACGAAGAGGAGGAGCTCGATCGGATAATCCGCGCCGGGGGACGGCGCGGCGAGATCTACCGCCGGCTCAAGGAGCTGCGCGACCGCCACGCAGACCTCATCCGGGAGCGCTACCCGGACATCCCCCGCCGGGTCTCCGGCTACAACCTGGACGAACTGCTCCCGGAGAAGGGCTTCAACGTCGCCCGCGCCCTGGTCGGCACCGAGGGCACCTGCGCCACGGTGCTCGAAGCCAGGGTGCGCCTGGTCCACAGCCCGCCGGCCCGCTCGCTGCTGGTGCTCGGCTACCCGAGCATCTACGAGGCCGGTGACCACGTCCCGGAGATCATGGAGCACGGGCCGACCGGGCTCGAGGCCGTCGACGACCGGCTCGTCAGCAACATGCGGAAGAAGGGCCTGCACACGGGCGCCATACCGGAGCTCCCGGAGGGAAACGGTTGGCTCCTGGTCGAGTTCGGCGGCGAGACACCGGAAGAGAGCCGCCGGAAAGCCAGAGACCTCATGAAAGCCCTCGAGGAAGGGAGGAGCGCCCCCTCAATGAAGCTCCTCGACGAGCCCGCGAGGATGGACCAGATCTGGGAGATCCGCGAGGCCGGTCTACCGGCGACGGTGCACCTCCCCGAGGAACGCGAGCACTGGCCCGGCTGGGAGGACGCGGCCGTTCCGCCGGACAGGGTCGGCGACTACCTGCGGGACTTCCGCGACCTGATGGACAGGTACGGCTACGTTGCCGCCCTCTACGGGCACTTCGGGCAGGGCTGCATCCACTGCCGCCTCAACTTCGACCTCAAGACGGCGGAGGGGATCAGGAAGTGGCGCTCCTTTCTCGACGAGGCCGCCGACCTCGTCGTCTCCTACGGCGGTTCGCTCTCCGGGGAGCACGGCGACGGACAGCAGCGTGCGGAGCTGTTGCCCAAGATGTACGGTGAGGAGCTCGTGCAGGCCTTCCGCCAGTTCAAGTCCATCTGGGACCCAGACTGGAAGATGAACCCCGGCAAGGTCGTGGAGCCGTACGGGATCACCGAGAACCTCCGCCTCGGCAAGGACTACAACCCTCGCGAGCCCGAAAACCTCTACTTCGCATACCCCGAGGACGGCGGCTCGTTCACGGCCGCCACCCTGCGCTGCGTCGGCGTCGGCAAGTGCCGCGACATCGACAGCGGCACGATGTGTCCCTCCTACATGGTCACCCTGGAGGAGGAGCACTCCACCCGCGGCAGGGCCCGCATCCTGCACGAGATGCTGCGGGGCGAGACGGTCGCGGACGGCTTCAGGAGCGAGGAGGTCTTCGACGCCCTCGACCTCTGCCTCTCCTGCAAGGGCTGCAAAGGCGACTGCCCGGTGGACGTGGACATGGCCACCTACAAGGCCGAGTTTCTCAAGAAATACTACCGGGGCCGCCTCCGGCCCCCCGAGGCGTACTCTATGGGCCTGATCATGCTCCACGCCCGCCTCGCCCGGTACGCACCGCGCCTGGCCAACGCCGCAACCCACGCCCCGCTGCTGAAGGACGCCATCAAACGGCTGGGCGGGCTCACCCCGGAGCGCGAGATGCCCCCCTTCGCCACACAGACCTTCAAGGCGTGGTTCAGGGAGCGCGGACCGAAGAACCCCGCCTCCCCCCCGGTCGTGCTCTTCCCCGACACCTTCAACAACTTCCTCCACCCCGAACCAATGAAGGCCGCGGTGGAGGTGCTGGAGGACGCCGGATACCGGGTCATCGTCCCGGAGCGGCCGCTGTGCTGCGGGAGGCCGCTCTACGACTACGGGATGCTCGACGCCGCCCGGTTCACCCTGCGCCGCCTCATCGCCGGGCTCGCCCCCTACGTCCGCGAGGGGATAAGGGTGGTCGGCGTGGAGCCGAGCTGCGTCGCCGCCCTCCGG
The Rubrobacter xylanophilus genome window above contains:
- a CDS encoding universal stress protein; the protein is MSGYPNRILLATDGTEDSARAARLAAALAAKCAAELHVAHVWRPGASETVTAAATRPPLPGEPPGYAERQARKVLGAEVRRVEEEGARVAQTHLRPGRPAQTLVALAARIGADLLVVGGGRPRAMRRAAAPRRPLLGKVADEVVRSAGCPVLVAHREALEGAGSGREA
- a CDS encoding sensory rhodopsin transducer; the protein is MAEHIGRRRWAIAEGYIPSYSNGPEPQFTSHETACILNTGDAPANVSITVYFADREPAGPYRVAVPPRRTLHLRFNELEDPEPIPHDTDYASVIESDVPVVVQHTRLDSRQAENALLSTVAYPAG
- a CDS encoding thiamine pyrophosphate-requiring protein; this translates as MAKSTGQFILERLADWGIKRIYGYPGDGINGLLGAFHEVGDRIEFTQTAHEEIAAFAATAHAKFTGEVGVCMGTSGPGAIHLLNGLYDARLDHQPVVAIVGQQKRMGLGSNYQQEVDLVSLYKDVAHEFVQVCMVPQQAPHLIDRAIRIAKSTRSVTAIIVPDDVAEMDYEEPPREHGAVYSQVGFPSPPRVVPREEDLRRAAEVLNAGERVAMLVGAGAFGAAREVKEVADILGCGVAKALNGKAALPDDLPFVTGSIGLLGTKPSNDMMENCDTLLMVGTGFPYSEWLPEPGQARGVQIDLDGRMVGIRYPTEVNLIGDAAETLRALIPHLRRKQDRSWREQIEANVRRWWEILEDRAHQSADPLNPQLVFHELSQRLPDRCILTADSGSGTNWWARHLKVREGMQAALSGTLATMCPAVPYALAAKFAYPDRPVIAAVGDGAMQMLGINALIDVGKYWERWSDPRLIVLVLNNRDLNQVTWEQRVLAGDPKLEASQVIPDFPFARYAEMLGFKGIRVDSPEAVAPAWEEALAADRPVVYEAVTDPEVPPLPPHIRFEQASGLARALAKGEPEALRIVKQSLKGKLTEFTNR
- a CDS encoding enolase C-terminal domain-like protein — protein: MSGPKVEGLEVLACTVPTDAPESDGTLEWDSTTMVLVEARGGGEKGLGYTYGDVSVGRFITSKLAGVAEGSDALSPPAVWARMQVAIRNAGRPGVGAMAVSAVDVALWDLKAKLLGVPLADALPRFHAEVPIYGSGGFTSYSLKRLQEQLGGWAAAGIPRVKMKVGREPGKDPERVRAVREAIGEGVELMVDANGAYTRKQALYWAEAFAREFGITYLEEPVSSEDREGLRMLRDRGPGGVAIAAGEYEWTLAQLFDLAGCVDILQADVTRCGGITALLRTDGICRGRQIPFSAHCAPAISAHACCAMESLLHLEYFHDHVRVERLLFEGTLQPENGRLRPDPDRSGLGLELRRSEAERYAA
- a CDS encoding FAD-binding and (Fe-S)-binding domain-containing protein: MTQKTPRRALRLNGRQRSNLQALRLAAELRREVRGEVRFDAGTRSIYAHDSSNYRQTPIGVVIPRDAEDVVAAIGVCRSHGVPVLPRGCGTSLSGETVNVAVVIDTSHHMREILEVDPEARYARVQPGVVRDQLSLMTEERYNLTFAPDTSTHAYATFGGMIGNNSCGVHSVMAGRTSDNVEELEVVLYDGTRMRVGNHEEEELDRIIRAGGRRGEIYRRLKELRDRHADLIRERYPDIPRRVSGYNLDELLPEKGFNVARALVGTEGTCATVLEARVRLVHSPPARSLLVLGYPSIYEAGDHVPEIMEHGPTGLEAVDDRLVSNMRKKGLHTGAIPELPEGNGWLLVEFGGETPEESRRKARDLMKALEEGRSAPSMKLLDEPARMDQIWEIREAGLPATVHLPEEREHWPGWEDAAVPPDRVGDYLRDFRDLMDRYGYVAALYGHFGQGCIHCRLNFDLKTAEGIRKWRSFLDEAADLVVSYGGSLSGEHGDGQQRAELLPKMYGEELVQAFRQFKSIWDPDWKMNPGKVVEPYGITENLRLGKDYNPREPENLYFAYPEDGGSFTAATLRCVGVGKCRDIDSGTMCPSYMVTLEEEHSTRGRARILHEMLRGETVADGFRSEEVFDALDLCLSCKGCKGDCPVDVDMATYKAEFLKKYYRGRLRPPEAYSMGLIMLHARLARYAPRLANAATHAPLLKDAIKRLGGLTPEREMPPFATQTFKAWFRERGPKNPASPPVVLFPDTFNNFLHPEPMKAAVEVLEDAGYRVIVPERPLCCGRPLYDYGMLDAARFTLRRLIAGLAPYVREGIRVVGVEPSCVAALRDELPNLFPHDEDARRLTQNTRTLAEFLVEDASYDPPPLERRALVHRHCHQQAVMGFDAERRLYERMGLDFEVLDSGCCGLAGSFGFEREHYEISMRIGERRLLPAVREAAPETLLLADGFSCKTQVEHGTDRRALHTAQVVKMALDHGRSGPPGGRPERHYPDVVSDGGPPLREAAVAGGVLVGGTLLWALLKRRFA